In Streptomyces sp. NBC_00569, a single genomic region encodes these proteins:
- a CDS encoding acyl-CoA carboxylase epsilon subunit, with protein sequence MTAHDIRVEKGHAEPEEVAALTAILLARAAAAPTDGPALRGRDKAGWRRLERQHGFRAPHSWQG encoded by the coding sequence ATGACTGCACACGACATCCGCGTTGAGAAGGGCCACGCCGAGCCCGAGGAGGTCGCGGCCCTGACCGCGATCCTGCTGGCCCGCGCCGCGGCCGCGCCGACCGACGGCCCCGCCCTGCGCGGCCGCGACAAGGCCGGCTGGCGCCGCCTGGAGCGCCAGCACGGCTTCCGCGCCCCGCACAGCTGGCAGGGCTAG
- a CDS encoding DUF742 domain-containing protein, which produces MAGSATPPSGSSANWSYGPGQGQGQGQGDAPNRYNFPSAPSHRRQPYAPPHPPQPRQPGPYDQPSAPRIQPVQPQRRPDTPAPAANNPLVRPYAMTGGRTRPRYQLAIEALVHTTAQPHQLQGQLPEHQRICTLCREIKSVAEVSALLSIPLGVARILVADLAEAGLVAIHQPGGEENAGGQPDVTLLERVLSGLRKL; this is translated from the coding sequence GTGGCTGGTTCTGCAACACCCCCGAGCGGTTCATCGGCGAACTGGTCCTACGGCCCTGGCCAGGGTCAGGGCCAGGGGCAGGGTGACGCGCCGAACCGGTACAACTTCCCCTCCGCGCCGAGCCACCGGCGACAGCCGTACGCGCCCCCGCACCCGCCGCAGCCGCGGCAGCCGGGGCCGTACGACCAGCCGTCGGCACCGCGCATCCAGCCCGTGCAGCCGCAGCGGCGTCCCGACACCCCTGCGCCGGCTGCCAACAACCCCCTGGTGCGTCCCTACGCCATGACGGGTGGCCGCACCAGGCCGCGCTACCAGCTCGCCATCGAGGCACTGGTGCACACCACCGCGCAGCCGCACCAGTTGCAGGGCCAGTTGCCCGAGCACCAGCGGATCTGCACCCTCTGCCGAGAGATCAAGTCAGTGGCCGAAGTCTCGGCCCTGCTCAGCATCCCCCTCGGTGTGGCCAGGATCCTCGTCGCCGACTTGGCGGAGGCGGGCCTGGTCGCCATTCATCAGCCCGGCGGCGAAGAGAACGCCGGCGGCCAGCCAGACGTGACTTTGCTCGAAAGGGTGCTCAGTGGACTTCGCAAGCTCTAG
- a CDS encoding GTP-binding protein gives MDFASSSGGPSRSTTSAKIVVAGGFGVGKTTFVGAVSEINPLRTEAVMTSASAGIDDLTHTGDKTTTTVAMDFGRITLDQDLILYLFGTPGQDRFWFMWDDLVRGAIGAIVLVDTRRLADCFPAVDYFENSGLPFVVALNGFDGSQPYQPDEVREALQIGPDTPIITTDARHRADAKSALITLVEHALMARLR, from the coding sequence GTGGACTTCGCAAGCTCTAGCGGAGGGCCTTCCCGCTCCACCACGTCCGCGAAGATCGTGGTGGCGGGCGGCTTCGGCGTCGGCAAGACGACCTTCGTGGGCGCCGTCTCGGAGATCAACCCTCTGCGCACCGAGGCCGTCATGACGTCCGCGTCCGCGGGCATCGACGACCTCACCCACACCGGGGACAAGACCACCACCACGGTGGCGATGGACTTCGGCCGCATCACGCTCGACCAGGACCTGATCCTGTACCTCTTCGGTACACCCGGTCAGGACCGCTTCTGGTTCATGTGGGACGACCTGGTCCGCGGCGCGATCGGCGCGATCGTCCTCGTCGACACCCGCCGCCTCGCCGACTGCTTCCCGGCCGTCGACTACTTCGAGAACTCCGGGCTGCCCTTCGTCGTCGCCCTCAACGGCTTCGACGGCAGCCAGCCGTACCAGCCGGACGAGGTGCGCGAGGCGCTCCAGATCGGCCCGGACACCCCGATCATCACGACCGACGCCCGCCACCGCGCGGATGCGAAGTCGGCGCTCATCACGCTCGTCGAGCACGCGCTGATGGCCCGCCTCCGCTAG
- a CDS encoding sensor histidine kinase, whose amino-acid sequence MRRSKNSPEPSSARGNFTPPPRAAAPAAHVPRAEAAPEPSGGRMSPRNWRVPTKLNAILLIPVLVGLIMGGFQVKGSIDTWNEAEDAENTARLVQASLTYANSLIDERDISAEPLLLGHKNDPKVVKARETTNEAADAFDAAAKNMPAKEGLERRLTQFRQVEPGLEKLRAAAYTSKLPAVQTEEGYVGIQHPLMEFANELGLGTGNITSYGRTVYAISLSKAALSLERSIGMHLLVKPGPTAETFGKQKIALSSYAYLEGIAVEEYKGGGTQADVDKLDAAKKQLAIDGAKQAKQTVAAAKAQGKTYVPPPTDPPMVSYIATLPTTQPSARLAIAQKGVTAENWWAVNTAKFNAYRTIESDLADKAVNEAAGIADDAKQSTFVTGAIVLVALLAAFALAGMMARQMSRSMRRLRTAAFDVAEQRLPMLVDQLSRTDPGRVDTRVQPIPINSTDEIGEVARAFDQVHREAVRLAAEQALLRGNINAIFTNLSRRNQSLIEGQLTLITDLENNEAEPDQLENLFRLDHLATRMRRNGENLLVLAGEEPGRRWDQPVPLVDVLRAASSEVEQYERIELSGVPEAEIHGRSVTDLVHLLAELLENATTFSSPQTKVRVTATRLPDGRVMVEIHDKGIGLTAEDFADINHKLANPPTVDAAISQRMGLFVVGRLSDRHGIRVQLRPSGEQAGTTSLVMLPDVITHGGSGDQLPESEFTVSSMIPSQAAYEPAPLRTAAELGFDDSRYGETPDDVRDLDPVGRSLMREERRAALEAQAHTGDDRPLFRDEITAAQGPDPYEQQQTTYAPAQPAYDDRQQQTYEDPSSVYAQGRQTYDEQPQNGSYSDSFFAPQDGYAPQDAYTEPVQETYSAFGGGPRRNSQQDDWPTRDGYQEAYRSERSAQAESAQRADAGQQERVGFDPHGPAAPAGPTSSAARSLTDAGLPMRGSGGQQHQAPATPTPDRGDNTPQDNGSGSNGGGPDDWRSSNDERWVRAEQLRKPKAGGVTSSGLPRRVPKANLVEGTAESTPQGGPQVSRAPEDVRGRLSNLRRGVQRGREAGSDTNGQATNQHSGPDSTYNQER is encoded by the coding sequence GTGAGGCGAAGCAAGAACAGTCCCGAGCCGTCGTCGGCACGGGGCAACTTCACCCCGCCGCCGCGTGCAGCGGCGCCGGCCGCGCATGTGCCACGGGCCGAGGCGGCCCCCGAGCCGTCCGGCGGACGGATGTCGCCGCGCAACTGGCGTGTGCCCACCAAGCTGAACGCGATCCTGCTCATACCCGTGCTCGTGGGTCTGATCATGGGTGGCTTCCAGGTCAAGGGCTCGATCGACACCTGGAACGAGGCCGAGGACGCGGAGAACACCGCCCGTCTCGTGCAGGCGTCCCTCACGTACGCCAACAGCCTGATCGACGAGCGCGACATCTCCGCGGAACCCCTGCTGCTCGGCCACAAGAACGACCCGAAGGTCGTCAAGGCCCGCGAGACGACGAACGAGGCCGCCGACGCCTTCGACGCCGCCGCGAAGAACATGCCGGCCAAGGAAGGCCTCGAGCGCCGCCTCACCCAGTTCCGTCAGGTCGAGCCCGGTCTGGAGAAGCTCCGGGCCGCCGCCTACACGAGCAAGCTCCCCGCCGTGCAGACCGAAGAGGGCTACGTCGGCATCCAGCACCCGCTGATGGAGTTCGCCAACGAGCTCGGCCTCGGCACCGGAAACATCACGAGCTACGGCCGCACGGTCTACGCGATCTCGCTCTCCAAGGCCGCGCTCTCGCTGGAGCGGTCCATCGGCATGCACCTGCTGGTCAAGCCGGGCCCGACGGCCGAGACCTTCGGCAAGCAGAAGATCGCCCTCTCCTCCTACGCCTACCTCGAGGGCATCGCCGTCGAGGAGTACAAGGGCGGCGGCACGCAGGCCGACGTCGACAAGCTCGACGCCGCCAAGAAGCAGCTGGCGATCGACGGCGCCAAGCAGGCCAAGCAGACCGTCGCGGCCGCGAAGGCGCAGGGCAAGACCTATGTCCCGCCGCCGACCGACCCCCCGATGGTGTCCTACATCGCGACGCTGCCCACCACGCAGCCGAGCGCCCGCCTCGCCATCGCGCAGAAGGGCGTCACCGCGGAGAACTGGTGGGCGGTCAACACCGCCAAGTTCAACGCGTACCGCACCATCGAGTCCGACCTCGCCGACAAGGCGGTGAACGAGGCCGCCGGCATCGCCGACGACGCCAAGCAGTCCACGTTCGTCACCGGTGCGATCGTGCTGGTCGCCCTGCTCGCCGCGTTCGCGCTGGCCGGCATGATGGCGCGCCAGATGAGCCGCTCGATGCGCCGCCTGCGCACCGCCGCCTTCGACGTCGCCGAGCAGCGCCTGCCGATGCTCGTCGACCAGCTCTCGCGCACCGACCCGGGCCGCGTCGACACCCGTGTGCAGCCCATCCCGATCAACTCCACGGACGAGATCGGCGAGGTCGCCCGCGCCTTCGACCAGGTGCACCGCGAGGCCGTCCGCCTCGCCGCCGAGCAGGCCCTGCTCCGCGGCAACATCAACGCGATCTTCACCAACCTGTCGCGCCGCAACCAGTCCCTGATCGAGGGCCAGCTGACCCTCATCACGGACCTGGAGAACAACGAGGCCGAGCCGGACCAGCTGGAGAACCTCTTCCGCCTGGACCACCTCGCGACCCGTATGCGCCGCAACGGCGAGAACCTCCTCGTCCTCGCGGGCGAGGAGCCGGGCCGCCGCTGGGACCAGCCGGTCCCGCTGGTCGACGTCCTGCGTGCCGCCTCCTCCGAGGTGGAGCAGTACGAGCGCATCGAGCTGTCGGGCGTGCCGGAGGCCGAGATCCACGGCCGTTCGGTGACCGACCTCGTGCACCTGCTCGCCGAGCTCCTGGAGAACGCCACCACGTTCTCCTCGCCGCAGACCAAGGTCCGCGTCACCGCGACCCGTCTCCCCGACGGCCGCGTCATGGTCGAGATCCACGACAAGGGCATCGGCCTCACCGCCGAGGACTTCGCGGACATCAACCACAAGCTGGCCAACCCGCCGACGGTGGACGCCGCGATCTCGCAGCGCATGGGTCTGTTCGTGGTCGGCCGCCTGTCCGACCGGCACGGCATCCGCGTCCAGCTGCGCCCCTCGGGCGAGCAGGCCGGCACGACGTCGCTCGTCATGCTGCCCGACGTCATCACCCACGGTGGCAGCGGCGACCAGCTCCCCGAGTCCGAGTTCACCGTCTCCTCGATGATCCCGTCCCAGGCCGCGTACGAGCCCGCCCCGCTGCGCACCGCCGCGGAGCTCGGCTTCGACGACAGCCGCTACGGCGAGACCCCGGACGACGTGCGCGACCTGGACCCGGTCGGCCGTTCGCTGATGCGCGAGGAGCGCCGCGCGGCCCTGGAGGCCCAGGCGCACACCGGTGACGACCGCCCCCTGTTCCGCGACGAGATCACGGCGGCGCAGGGCCCGGACCCGTACGAGCAGCAGCAGACCACTTATGCCCCCGCGCAGCCCGCGTACGACGACCGTCAGCAGCAGACGTACGAGGACCCCTCGTCCGTCTACGCGCAGGGCCGGCAGACGTACGACGAGCAGCCCCAGAACGGCTCCTACAGCGACTCGTTCTTCGCCCCGCAGGACGGCTACGCGCCGCAGGACGCCTATACGGAACCCGTCCAGGAGACGTACTCGGCCTTCGGCGGCGGACCGCGGCGCAACTCGCAGCAGGACGACTGGCCGACGCGGGACGGTTACCAGGAGGCGTACCGGTCCGAGCGCAGCGCTCAAGCGGAATCCGCGCAGCGCGCTGACGCCGGTCAGCAGGAGCGCGTAGGCTTCGACCCGCACGGTCCCGCGGCGCCGGCCGGCCCCACCTCGTCCGCCGCCCGTTCGCTCACCGACGCCGGTCTTCCGATGCGCGGTTCGGGCGGGCAGCAGCACCAGGCCCCGGCGACGCCGACGCCCGACCGCGGCGACAACACCCCCCAGGACAACGGCAGCGGCAGCAACGGCGGCGGCCCCGACGACTGGCGTTCGTCCAACGACGAGCGCTGGGTCCGCGCGGAGCAGCTCCGGAAGCCCAAGGCCGGCGGAGTCACCTCCTCCGGTCTGCCGCGCCGGGTGCCCAAGGCCAACCTGGTCGAGGGCACGGCGGAATCGACCCCGCAGGGCGGCCCCCAGGTCTCCCGCGCGCCTGAGGACGTCAGGGGCAGGCTGAGCAACCTGCGCCGTGGCGTGCAGCGGGGACGCGAAGCAGGAAGTGACACGAACGGCCAGGCCACGAATCAGCACAGTGGTCCTGACAGCACCTACAACCAGGAGCGTTAG
- a CDS encoding polysaccharide lyase 8 family protein produces MTPTRRTFLIASTLLAGAALAPPAHAADASDASGDEFDALRERWLEISLGTGYDATAEPFASRLKELGELARGFRATMAPTATSLWPGYPFDPPAGITQAYNRLWTMTQAYAQEGTGSTGDTGLLADIVKGLDHVATTVYNATTTPYGNWWEWQIGSPRLLMDIVAVLYEHLSQDRRDAAFAAVDHFVPDAVLRDYSGTSTGANRVDLCRSVALRGILGRNADRTALARDALSPVFPYVTKGDGLYADGSFIQHTCIAYSGTYGQVMLDGLGRLFALLAGSTWAVTDPNRQIILDSVEHAYAPLLFDGLMMDSVNGRAISRGYLNSDDLKVMRSDHFHGQVLIAAMAQLAAGASAAERERWHGRIKGWIERDTVTPLLTARQFGVADLSRLHAVADSAVAAAPEPVGHQLFAAMDRAVHKRPGFAANISMSSDRIAYYECGNGENPRGWHTGAGMLSWWASGKRGDRSDQYTDWFWPTVDFYRLPGTTVSTKRLADKAGGEWGAARPDVKWVGGATDGEFAAVGQHVKGLGSTLQARKSWFCLADTVVCLGAGITATDGVPVETVVDNRNLGEGGTQAFTVDGAARARWAHLEGHGGWVFPGGAPLRHLREDRTGAWSDINTTSSTERRTRRWQTLWLDHGTDPTDAAYAYLLMPGASKHDLARRAGDRHWLSVLANTAAAQAVAVPSLGVIAANFWQAGSAGELTVSAPAGVLVRRQGRTATLTVSEPPRTGEPVDITWDRPVRRVVSHDPSVEVVATGRRLRLRVTPGEACVSHRCEVTLS; encoded by the coding sequence ATGACACCCACGCGCCGCACGTTCCTCATCGCGTCGACTCTCCTCGCCGGGGCGGCGCTTGCCCCGCCCGCCCATGCCGCCGACGCTTCGGACGCTTCCGGCGACGAGTTCGACGCCCTGCGCGAGCGATGGCTGGAGATCTCCCTCGGCACCGGCTACGACGCCACCGCCGAGCCCTTCGCCTCGCGCCTGAAGGAACTCGGAGAACTCGCCCGCGGCTTCAGGGCGACGATGGCCCCGACGGCCACGTCCCTCTGGCCCGGCTACCCCTTCGACCCGCCCGCCGGCATCACCCAGGCCTACAACCGCCTGTGGACGATGACCCAGGCGTACGCCCAGGAGGGCACGGGATCCACCGGCGACACGGGCCTCCTCGCCGACATCGTCAAGGGCCTCGACCACGTCGCCACGACCGTCTACAACGCGACCACCACGCCTTACGGGAACTGGTGGGAGTGGCAGATCGGCAGCCCCCGCCTCCTGATGGACATCGTCGCCGTCCTCTACGAGCACCTCTCGCAGGACCGGCGCGACGCCGCGTTCGCCGCCGTCGACCACTTCGTCCCCGACGCTGTCCTGCGCGACTACTCGGGCACCTCCACCGGCGCCAACCGCGTCGACCTGTGCCGCTCGGTCGCGCTGCGCGGCATCCTCGGCAGGAACGCCGACAGGACGGCCCTGGCCCGCGACGCCCTCTCGCCCGTCTTCCCCTACGTCACCAAGGGGGACGGCCTCTACGCCGACGGCTCGTTCATCCAGCACACCTGCATCGCCTACTCGGGCACCTACGGACAGGTCATGCTCGACGGGCTCGGCCGCCTCTTCGCGCTGCTCGCCGGGTCCACGTGGGCCGTCACCGACCCGAACCGGCAGATCATCCTCGACAGCGTGGAGCACGCCTACGCCCCGCTCCTGTTCGACGGCCTGATGATGGACAGCGTCAACGGCCGTGCCATCAGCCGCGGTTACCTCAACAGCGACGACCTCAAGGTCATGCGCAGCGACCACTTCCACGGCCAGGTCCTGATCGCCGCCATGGCGCAGCTCGCCGCCGGCGCGAGCGCGGCCGAGCGCGAGCGCTGGCACGGGCGGATCAAGGGCTGGATCGAGCGGGACACGGTCACGCCCCTGCTGACCGCCAGGCAGTTCGGGGTCGCCGACCTGTCCCGGCTGCACGCCGTTGCGGACTCCGCCGTCGCGGCCGCGCCCGAGCCCGTCGGACACCAGCTGTTCGCCGCCATGGACCGCGCGGTGCACAAGCGCCCCGGCTTCGCCGCGAACATCTCCATGTCCTCGGACCGGATCGCGTACTACGAGTGCGGCAACGGCGAGAACCCGCGCGGCTGGCACACCGGCGCCGGCATGCTCTCCTGGTGGGCGTCCGGGAAGCGCGGCGACCGGTCCGACCAGTACACGGACTGGTTCTGGCCGACCGTCGACTTCTACCGGCTGCCCGGCACGACCGTCTCCACCAAGCGCCTCGCCGACAAGGCCGGCGGGGAGTGGGGCGCGGCCCGGCCCGACGTGAAATGGGTCGGCGGCGCCACCGACGGCGAGTTCGCGGCGGTCGGACAGCACGTCAAGGGCCTCGGCTCGACGCTCCAGGCCCGCAAGTCGTGGTTCTGCCTCGCCGACACCGTCGTCTGCCTGGGCGCGGGGATCACGGCGACCGACGGTGTCCCCGTCGAGACCGTCGTCGACAACCGCAACCTCGGCGAGGGCGGCACCCAGGCCTTCACCGTCGACGGCGCCGCCCGCGCCCGCTGGGCCCACCTGGAGGGACACGGCGGCTGGGTCTTCCCCGGCGGTGCCCCGCTGCGCCACCTGCGCGAGGACCGCACCGGCGCCTGGTCCGACATCAACACCACCAGCTCCACCGAGCGCCGCACGCGCCGCTGGCAGACGCTCTGGCTCGACCACGGCACGGACCCCACCGACGCCGCGTACGCCTATCTGCTGATGCCGGGCGCCTCGAAGCACGACCTCGCGCGGCGCGCGGGCGACCGCCACTGGCTGTCGGTCCTCGCCAACACGGCCGCCGCCCAGGCCGTCGCCGTGCCCTCCCTCGGTGTGATCGCGGCGAACTTCTGGCAGGCCGGGAGCGCGGGGGAGCTCACCGTGTCGGCTCCCGCCGGCGTCCTTGTGCGCAGGCAGGGGCGCACCGCGACGCTGACCGTCAGCGAACCGCCGCGCACGGGGGAGCCTGTGGACATCACCTGGGACCGGCCCGTGCGCCGCGTCGTCAGCCACGACCCCTCGGTCGAAGTGGTCGCCACGGGCCGTAGGCTGCGGCTGCGCGTCACTCCGGGGGAGGCATGCGTGAGCCATCGGTGTGAGGTGACTCTCAGCTGA
- a CDS encoding roadblock/LC7 domain-containing protein, with protein sequence MSQAAQNLNWLITNFVDNTPGVSHTVVVSADGLLLAMSEGFPRDRADQLAAVASGLTSLTAGASRIFEGGSVNQTVVEMERGFLFLMSISDGSSLAVLAHPEADIGLVGYEMALLVDRAGTVLTPDLRAELQGSLLN encoded by the coding sequence ATGAGCCAGGCGGCACAGAACCTGAACTGGTTGATCACCAACTTCGTGGACAACACCCCTGGGGTGTCCCACACGGTGGTGGTCTCCGCCGACGGACTCCTTCTGGCGATGTCCGAAGGGTTCCCGCGTGACCGTGCCGACCAGCTGGCGGCCGTAGCGTCGGGTCTTACCTCGCTGACCGCGGGCGCGTCCCGCATCTTCGAGGGCGGCAGCGTGAATCAGACAGTTGTGGAGATGGAGCGAGGATTCCTCTTCCTTATGTCCATCTCCGACGGCTCTTCTCTCGCTGTCCTCGCACACCCGGAGGCGGACATTGGCCTCGTCGGGTACGAGATGGCACTTCTTGTCGACCGCGCGGGGACGGTTCTCACTCCCGACCTGCGGGCCGAGCTTCAGGGGAGCCTTCTCAACTGA
- a CDS encoding acyl-CoA carboxylase subunit beta, giving the protein MTVLDDTASAGSTGDEPTDARGRVAELHAIREEALRGPSDKATEAQHAKGKLTARERIELLLDAGSFNEVEQLRRHRATGFGLEAKKPYTDGVITGWGTVEGRTVFVYAHDFRIFGGALGEAHATKIHKIMDMAIAAGAPLVSLNDGAGARIQEGVSALAGYGGIFQRNTKASGVIPQISVMLGPCAGGAAYSPALTDFVFMVRETSQMFITGPDVVKAVTGEEITQNGLGGADVHAETSGVCHFAYDDEETCIAEVRYLISMLPSNNRENPPTVASEDPAERRSDVLLDLVPADGNRPYDMTKVIEELVDDGDYLEIHERWARNIICALARLDGQVVGIVANQPSSLAGVLDIEASEKAARFVQMCDAFNIPIVTLLDVPGFLPGVDQEHGGIIRHGAKLLYAYCNATVPRISLILRKAYGGAYIVMDSQSIGADLTYAWPTNEIAVMGAEGAANVIFRRQIAEAEDPEAMRTRMVKEYKAELMHPYYAAERGLVDDVIDPAETREVLIRSLAMLRTKHADLPSRKHGNPPQ; this is encoded by the coding sequence ATGACCGTTTTGGACGACACCGCCTCAGCCGGTTCCACCGGGGATGAGCCCACCGACGCGCGCGGACGCGTCGCCGAGCTGCACGCGATCCGTGAGGAGGCGCTGCGCGGGCCCAGTGACAAGGCGACCGAGGCTCAGCACGCGAAGGGCAAGCTGACCGCACGCGAGCGGATCGAGCTGCTGCTCGACGCGGGATCGTTCAACGAGGTCGAGCAGCTGCGCCGGCACCGGGCGACCGGCTTCGGCCTGGAGGCCAAGAAGCCCTACACCGACGGTGTCATCACCGGCTGGGGCACGGTCGAGGGCCGCACGGTCTTCGTCTACGCGCACGACTTCCGCATCTTCGGCGGCGCCCTGGGCGAGGCCCACGCCACCAAGATCCACAAGATCATGGACATGGCCATCGCGGCCGGTGCTCCGCTGGTCTCCCTGAACGACGGCGCGGGCGCCCGTATCCAGGAGGGCGTCTCCGCCCTGGCCGGCTACGGCGGCATCTTCCAGCGCAACACCAAGGCGTCCGGCGTCATCCCGCAGATCAGCGTGATGCTCGGCCCGTGCGCCGGTGGCGCGGCCTACAGCCCCGCCCTCACCGACTTCGTCTTCATGGTCCGCGAGACCTCGCAGATGTTCATCACCGGACCGGACGTCGTCAAGGCGGTCACCGGCGAGGAGATCACCCAGAACGGCCTCGGCGGCGCGGACGTGCACGCCGAGACCTCGGGCGTCTGTCACTTCGCGTACGACGACGAGGAGACCTGCATCGCCGAGGTCCGCTACCTCATCTCGATGCTGCCCTCCAACAACCGCGAGAACCCGCCGACCGTGGCCTCCGAGGACCCCGCCGAGCGCCGCTCGGACGTCCTGCTCGACCTGGTCCCGGCCGACGGCAACCGCCCGTACGACATGACCAAGGTCATCGAGGAGCTCGTCGACGACGGCGACTACCTCGAGATCCACGAGCGCTGGGCCCGCAACATCATCTGCGCCCTGGCCCGCCTGGACGGCCAGGTCGTCGGCATCGTCGCCAACCAGCCCTCGTCCCTCGCGGGCGTCCTGGACATCGAGGCCAGCGAAAAAGCTGCCCGCTTCGTCCAGATGTGCGACGCTTTCAATATTCCCATCGTGACCCTCCTGGACGTTCCCGGCTTCCTGCCGGGTGTCGACCAGGAGCACGGCGGGATCATTCGGCACGGCGCCAAACTGCTGTACGCGTACTGCAACGCCACCGTGCCGCGGATCTCGCTCATCCTGCGCAAGGCGTACGGAGGTGCCTACATCGTCATGGACTCGCAGTCGATCGGTGCCGACCTCACCTACGCCTGGCCCACCAACGAGATCGCCGTGATGGGCGCCGAGGGCGCCGCCAACGTCATCTTCCGCCGTCAGATCGCCGAGGCCGAGGACCCCGAGGCCATGCGCACCCGCATGGTGAAGGAGTACAAGGCCGAGCTGATGCACCCGTACTACGCGGCCGAGCGGGGCCTTGTCGACGACGTCATCGACCCCGCCGAGACCCGCGAGGTGCTCATCCGCTCCCTCGCGATGCTGCGCACGAAGCACGCCGACCTGCCTTCGCGCAAGCACGGCAACCCCCCGCAGTAA